The sequence below is a genomic window from Mycobacterium sp. ITM-2016-00316.
TCTGATCCCCGCCGACGATCCCCGGATCCACCACATCCGGGCGTCGCTGAAGCCGTTCATCGGCCGATAGGTTCAGCCCATGCCAGATAAACCCAAGCCGCTCAACCCCAAACAGGTCGAACGGCTCAATGCGCCGGCCACCGGGACCGCCATCAAGTGGATGTCACGCGCCCAGACCTGGATCTTCAAGAAGACGAATGGCAAGTTCGGCAACAAGTTCCTGCACGGTGCCGAGGTCGGCATCCTCACCACCATCGGGCGCAAGTCCGGAGAGCCCAGGGACAGTCCGCTGCTGTTCCTGCAGGAGGGCACGCGCATCGTCTTGGTTGCCTCCCAGGGCGGCCGGGCGACCAACCCCATGTGGTACCTGAACATCAAGGCCAACCCGAACGTCTCCTTTCAG
It includes:
- a CDS encoding nitroreductase family deazaflavin-dependent oxidoreductase; translation: MPDKPKPLNPKQVERLNAPATGTAIKWMSRAQTWIFKKTNGKFGNKFLHGAEVGILTTIGRKSGEPRDSPLLFLQEGTRIVLVASQGGRATNPMWYLNIKANPNVSFQTKKEKLELVAREATDTERDQYWPKLDAMYADFANYRSYTDRKIPILICDPA